In Glycine max cultivar Williams 82 chromosome 7, Glycine_max_v4.0, whole genome shotgun sequence, a single window of DNA contains:
- the LOC106799240 gene encoding uncharacterized mitochondrial protein AtMg00820-like, with protein sequence MSISSTIEPSSYAEAFRHDCWIKAMQAELQALQSNDTWTLTLLPPHKTVIGCRWIYKIKYRADGSIERYKARLVAKGYTQMEGLDYLDTFSLVAKPTTVRLLLALAALNQWHL encoded by the coding sequence ATGTCTATTTCGTCAACAATAGAACCTTCCTCCTATGCTGAAGCTTTTCGCCATGACTGCTGGATTAAGGCAATGCAGGCTGAGTTACAGGCTCTACAATCGAACGATACTTGGACACTCACACTCCTTCCTCCTCACAAAACTGTCATTGGTTGCCGAtggatatacaaaattaaatatcgTGCTGATGGGTCCATAGAGAGATACAAAGCGCGTCTGGTTGCAAAAGGTTACACGCAAATGGAAGGTTTGGATTATCTTGATACCTTCTCTCTGGTTGCGAAGCCTACCACTGTTCGTCTTCTCCTTGCATTAGCTGCTCTTAACCAATGGCACTTATGA
- the LOC121175188 gene encoding uncharacterized mitochondrial protein AtMg00810-like — MQVPLGLSVANPQLVCRLQCSLYELKQASRQWFTRLSSFLISHEFRQSHSDHSLFLRFTGPITTVLLVYADDIILTGNIITEIQGITALLDQTFKIKDLGNLKFFLGLEIARTSKGIHLCQRKYALDILSDSGMLGCRPNSTPMDYSTRLQATSGTPLSAESSSSYRRLVGRLIYLTNTCPDIAYAVQQLSQYMASPTNTHLQAAFHVLRYLKGTPGSSLFFAAIGTPQLRAFSDSEWAGCRDSRRSTTGFLVYFGSSLVSWQSKKQSTVSRSSSEVEYRALASTTCELQWLTYILQDFRV; from the coding sequence ATGCAAGTCCCACTAGGGCTCTCGGTCGCAAATCCTCAGCTCGTTTGTCGTCTTCAATGCTCTCTTTACGAACTCAAGCAGGCTAGTCGTCAATGGTTCACAAGATTATCTAGCTTCCTAATTTCTCATGAATTTCGGCAATCTCACTCTGATCACTCTCTTTTCCTACGATTCACTGGACCCATCACTACGGTCCTTTTAGTTTACGCTGATGACATCATTCTAACAGGTAACATCATTACTGAGATACAAGGTATAACTGCGCTTCTTGATCAAACATTCAAGATTAAGGACCTTGGCAACTTGAAGTTTTTCCTCGGACTTGAAATTGCACGTACTTCTAAAGGAATTCACTTATGTCAACGCAAATATGCTCTTGATATACTTTCTGATTCAGGCATGCTTGGCTGTCGACCAAACTCCACGCCAATGGATTACTCCACAAGGTTACAAGCTACGTCAGGAACTCCTCTCTCAGCCGAGTCTTCTTCTTCCTACCGAAGGCTGGTTGGTAGGCTCATTTATCTCACTAATACGTGCCCCGATATTGCGTATGCTGTTCAACAACTTAGTCAATACATGGCTAGTCCTACAAACACTCATCTTCAAGCTGCTTTCCATGTGCTTCGCTACCTTAAAGGTACACCGGGTTCAAGTCTCTTCTTTGCTGCTATAGGAACCCCTCAACTTCGAGCCTTTAGTGACTCGGAATGGGCAGGATGTCGTGATTCCAGGAGATCCACCACCGGTTTCTTAGTTTATTTTGGTTCTTCCCTTGTTTCTTGGCAATCGAAAAAGCAATCCACCGTTTCGCGCAGCTCTTCAGAAGTCGAGTATCGAGCCTTAGCCTCTACCACTTGCGAACTGCAATGGCTAACGTACATTCTTCAGGATTTTCGTGTTTAA
- the LOC100813686 gene encoding aspartic proteinase PCS1, whose amino-acid sequence MRPKATPTIPYLKFIIFFIIEAPIGIFFNNHCEAKTLALPLKSQVIPSGYLPRPPNKLRFHHNVSLTISITVGTPPQNMSMVIDTGSELSWLHCNTNTTATIPYPFFNPNISSSYTPISCSSPTCTTRTRDFPIPASCDSNNLCHATLSYADASSSEGNLASDTFGFGSSFNPGIVFGCMNSSYSTNSESDSNTTGLMGMNLGSLSLVSQLKIPKFSYCISGSDFSGILLLGESNFSWGGSLNYTPLVQISTPLPYFDRSAYTVRLEGIKISDKLLNISGNLFVPDHTGAGQTMFDLGTQFSYLLGPVYNALRDEFLNQTNGTLRALDDPNFVFQIAMDLCYRVPVNQSELPELPSVSLVFEGAEMRVFGDQLLYRVPGFVWGNDSVYCFTFGNSDLLGVEAFIIGHHHQQSMWMEFDLVEHRVGLAHARCDLVGQKLLGLV is encoded by the coding sequence atGAGACCCAAAGCCACACCCACCATCCCATATCTCAAgttcatcattttcttcatcATAGAAGCACCCATTGGCATCTTCTTCAATAACCATTGTGAAGCCAAGACCTTAGCTTTGCCACTGAAATCACAAGTGATCCCATCTGGGTATCTCCCAAGACCCCCCAACAAGCTTCGCTTCCACCACAACGTGAGCCTCACAATCTCCATCACTGTTGGCACGCCCCCACAGAACATGTCCATGGTCATTGACACAGGAAGCGAACTCTCGTGGCTCCATTGCAACACTAACACAACCGCAACCATACCCTACCCGTTTTTCAACCCGAATATCTCTTCTTCTTACACACCCATCTCGTGCTCCTCGCCAACCTGCACGACTCGTACCCGAGACTTTCCCATACCCGCTTCATGCGACTCCAACAACCTCTGCCATGCAACACTCTCCTATGCCGACGCTTCTTCCTCGGAAGGGAACCTTGCTTCCGACACATTCGGGTTCGGATCCTCCTTTAACCCGGGAATTGTATTCGGTTGCATGAACTCTTCCTACAGCACTAACTCCGAGTCGGACTCCAACACAACCGGGTTAATGGGTATGAACCTCGGGTCACTCTCATTGGTTTCTCAGTTAAAAATACCCAAATTCTCGTACTGCATATCGGGTTCCGATTTCTCGGGAATTTTACTTCTCGGGGAGTCCAACTTCTCGTGGGGCGGGTCGTTAAATTATACTCCCTTGGTTCAAATATCCACTCCGTTACCTTATTTCGACCGGTCCGCATACACGGTCCGCCTCGAAGGAATTAAGATTTCGGATAAGTTGTTAAATATATCGGGTAACCTATTTGTTCCGGATCATACCGGAGCGGGTCAAACCATGTTTGATTTGGGTACCCAGTTTTCGTATTTACTCGGGCCGGTTTATAATGCATTAAGAGATGAGTTTTTGAACCAAACAAATGGTACATTACGGGCACTGGATGATCCGAATTTTGTTTTCCAGATAGCAATGGATCTTTGTTACCGGGTGCCCGTTAACCAGTCCGAATTGCCCGAGTTACCGAGTGTGAGTTTGGTTTTTGAAGGGGCCGAGATGCGGGTTTTTGGTGACCAACTTTTATATCGGGTACCCGGTTTTGTTTGGGGCAATGACTCGGTTTATTGCTTCACCTTTGGGAATTCGGATCTTCTTGGTGTGGAGGCATTTATCATTGGACATCACCATCAACAGAGTATGTGGATGGAGTTTGATCTTGTGGAACATAGGGTTGGATTGGCTCATGCACGTTGTGATTTGGTTGGGCAAAAGTTACTTGGTTTGGTCTGA